From Hypanus sabinus isolate sHypSab1 chromosome 26, sHypSab1.hap1, whole genome shotgun sequence:
ttttttctgactgtggcgattcACTTGTCTGTCCCATCTAAGCCCACCAATGAGTTCATATTGTGGAGAGATCATTCACTTCATCCAGCTATGGAGATTCACTTATTATCTGACTCTTTAAAGACACCAGCTTGTTCACACTAAACACATTCAAATGTATGAATTACCCCCAAAAAATCTAAATGCACAATGGCATTTCTGAAGCACCAATACCTCAGCTGTTCGTCTGCTCCAAGCATGGgacagtaaatataataaaaattaatttgcACAGTTTTACCATTCATCACATCCAGGGCTGAACTAAAAAGCATGAAACTGGAGTACACCCAGTTATTATCAATATCTCTGGGATATTCTTTATGTGTCAACTAAATCACCTTTAAATATAATTTGGAAAAACTGTCTGCAAAACAACTGGTTGTTCAATGTGCAGATTGCAAATAGGAGAACAGGGACTGCTGGGATTGCTTTACTAGGAGCTAGAATGGACCCGATGGCCCAAATGACATCTAGTATCACAGTATGCTTAGGCTATAGTGAAGAGGGACTTTTTATACCTTCAGCGACAGCAAGTTCTTACACAGGCAAGTCTTGTGCCAGTTGAGAGATCCTACATGTGTATCACAAGACTTCCTTACAGAAACCAAGAAGGCCAACGCAAATACAGGGAATATACTGAAATCCTGGGAGATGTAAAACTACAATGAGTTCCTAACTAAACATGAAACAGCAGACTTTAAACTTCCAAAGTAATTTTGGTAATTATTCAGCAAAGATTTAATGCAGCTCTGTAATAATACCAAGTCTACAATTTTATGGCACATATAACAGCTTTCACATCACCAGTGTATGGAAGTATGTTCACTCTATATGGCTATAGAACAGTATTATGTTGTTATATAACCCTCCTGGATGATACGCAATTTATACTTATTTCTTGTGCATTATGAAATGGGTCCTTTTGTTTGGTGtttaaaaatcaaatttcattGATAAGTCAGTCAAAAGCAGTCTTCCCCACAAGTCAGAAACTGCTTCTTAAAGAAATTAGTGGAAATCAAGATCTGTATATGATAAAAAGTCATTGTGGTAAACAGTCTCATTTAGAAATCTCCAGATGAGAGATAGAATTTGTCAATTCATTCCTTACAGTGATCTGTGTGTAATTTGAACAGTTAACACAATTAAATGGCAGAACTGGACAGCCTGTTCATTTTGCTTTGCTTCTGATTTCAGTTCCTTGAGAGAATTTTCCAAGCAGAGCTCCAACAATGGAGCCCAAACCCAGACTGCTCCCTGTCAACGCAAATGAAGCCCATGTACTACCCTGGACAGTGCAAAGTGAGCTTGCATGACCAAAAATAAAAATTTCCAAGCTCCCGCAGTTATAAGGAAGAGTCCCTGgttcctctttccacagacgCTGTGAAAGTGACTCTCTTCTAGCAATTTCTATTCTACTCTTCATTCCAGCAGCTACAGTTTTATTTGTGATCGACATAAAAGACCTGGCCAGACACATTTGTGATACATTTAGCTCGTATTTAGAAGGCCATTTAATGCACTGAGTCTATACCAGCTAACAGAGCAATCCCATCTCCCCAGCTGTTTCCCCGCAACCACGTCTCTTACAGATGTCATCATTTCCACCCAGATTCTCCTATCACCCATCTATGTTAGAGGTAATTTCGGTAACCAATTTACCTACTTTCTGCCAGCCAGTGGTGTGGTAGCATCCACACTAAGgtgagtggtcccgggttcgatTCTGGCTGGCTCCTTTGCATGTTTCCCGTCTGGGCTGGGCCGAGCGTCGAGCTGGCAACTCGGCCTcgttaaaaaaagacaaaaatggtcaagaaacagcaaggttgctgccGATGTGCCACAGAGGCACGGAAAGGAACAACAACTTGCTTTCTTCGGGATacaggaggaaatcagagtaccTGGGAAATCCACGTGGAATGGATAAATTCCAAGTGGCATTGCAGGCCAAATCAAACGTGGCTTGCCGAAGCCGTGAAGCAGCAACGCACTGTGCTGCCCCTTTTACTTCTGGATTTAAAGACTTTAAAGAGCTTTGCAGCAAAACCAATTTAATGTCAGTAACACAATTTAGAATCACATATCCCCAAACGGGAGCCAGAGAGACATCAAACCCCTGCAGAACCCTCCCATTTTATATTCCCACCCAACCCTCCAGCACTGGTAAACACATCAGTTTGACCCCTTGACACACATCAGAGTTCAGCAGCACGAGATGGGGGCCAATCGTTGTCAGCCGCCCCACCTATTGAACATGCACACAAGTACAAGTGGAACACGTCCAAAACTGCCAACAGGCACCACCTCACAGGCCAATGGTATACGATCTGCCAGTTGGGTTGTGGATGGCAGAACACTCTGGCGAGGTCACTGCCCACTCGTACCACACCTTCTTGGGATTGGCACACCTCCAGAAGCGGGCGCACACCATCTCCCCTGCCTTCACTGGAATGGGTTGCTTCAGGGGGAAGAGGATGGGGAACCAGGAGTACATGCCTGGCGAGTGAGTCTCTGGGCGGATGCTCAGCGTCACCTCCTTGTACAGGACGGTCTCAAAGTAGCCGGCAAACCCGTGCAGCACTGTATTCAGCTTGATGTCAAACTCCAGGCACTTGTAGCGGTTGTTGTTGAAGACCCCCGGGTTCGGGTGTGTGAAAGTGAAGCAGGGCCGCGGAGCAGCCAGCTGGTGGAAATTGTGCAGCCGAACCACATAGGGCATCTCAAACTGGGCCTCCGGGTCTCGATCCTTCTCTCTGCTGGCGCGCACCTCGTTGTAAAGCTTGGAGGAGGAGATGGGAGCGAGGAAAGAGGTGTACTCACTGGGAATGCTGACACCGTCCTCCTTCAGGAACCTCTGCGCTCCATCCAGGCATTCGGGCGACAGCTCGTTGTCTCCGAAGGAGCCCAGCAGCTCGCTCACGATGATGTCCGCCTTCACGGGCGCCTGCCATTCCCTCATATCCGAGGAGACCACCGTCACCTGGTCCCCCCACTCCTCATACTTCCAGTTCTGAAGCGTGACGACGGCGTTGATGTTCTTCTCAATGGCGAACACCTTAATCTTCCGGTCAGCCTGCCTTGCAGCCCGCAGAGAGGCGTTGACCAGCGGGCCCCGGCCCGCTCCCAGAACCATCAGGATATGAACGTTTGTGTCCTTCTCACTCTCTGGGATTCTGTCCAGCAGACACCTGTAGACGGCCTGTTGGTACTGCGAGTATTTGATCGGGTCTTTCTCGAAAATCTCGTAGGTCTGAGACTCCAAGTTATCCATGAGGGGCTGTAGCGGGCACTGCAAGTAGTCTTCGTAGCCCTTGGCGTAGGTTTCGTACGAGTTGGGTGGGGGTCGGTGCTGGTTGAGATATTCGAGGTATTGCAGGTAGGAGCGGAACTCCTTATCCGAGTGACGGTTTGACCCGGTGATCACGAACTGCACCTCCAGCTTAAAGAACCGGTAGATCAGGTTCTGGTGCATCTTGGACAGGACGGGGAAGCCCTTCTTGTTGGTCAGGAAGATGCTGGTGGGCAGCACGGCCGCCTTGATGGGCTCCCCGAGCCAGCGGTCGATGACAGCGTCGGACGGCAGGTCCGGCCCGACCTCGAGGGCCAGCGCGATCCTCTTGTTGTAGTCGCACAAGGAGCGGAAATGGTGCCACCACAGCCAGGTCGTCTCCTCCTCGCTGCAGTCCTCCGAGCGCACCACCGGGTCATTCTCCACTAGGTCCTCCCGCATGTCCTCCCAGGAGATGAGCGGCACCCGGATCCAGAAGACAGTGGAATGGTGTCCGGTCAGCAGGTGGTTGATCAGCACCCTTGCCAGGTTACTGTTGTTCATCTGCCGCAGCGGCAGCAGGAACGCGGGGACACCGAGGTAGGCCGCGAAGTTCAGCTCCTGCAGCAGGGCCTCCTCCGAGTTCCTCCTCACCTGCTCGTCCTCGGAGTCCGCCTGTATCCATGGCGACAGCTTGCCCACGATCAGCGTGTTCCAGTCCCGGCCAGACAGCAACAGATCGGAGCGGGTCAGGGCCGCCGGCCGGTCCTTCGCCGGCCCCGCGCAGAACTCCCTCCTGAAGCGGGGGTGCACGATGGGCATGCAGAGGAAATCGAATCCCTGCCCACCCGCTGTGCCCAGACTCTCCCCGACGTCCGGAACTGCATTCACATCGCGACCACTCGACACACGCGTCCCTGCCGCCATCTTCAACCGGAGGAGTTACCCGGTGGCGTGCTCCGCCAATAAACAGCAGGGGTCGGCGCAAACCCTACCAATCAGCGGCGAGAGCACGAGTCTCCACCAATCAGTGGCAGACAACGGCAGACCCAGTAATCGGCGGCGGGCGACAGACTCCACCAATCCGCGACGGGCGGCTGCGACGTCCGTCAATCAGCAACGTAGCTGAGGTCTCTTAGCCAATCAGTGTCGTCCTCAAGGAATAAATCCCTCCCAGTAACATGAAAAGAGCCGAAACGGCGAACGCCGGATCCGAGAAATATAAGCAGAAATTGCTGGAGTCGCTCATCAGTTCAGGCAATTACTTTGAGAAGAGGATCGGCATCATAGAGAATATAGTACCGATTTTCCTGTGTCTGGTTTATATCCTTTTCTATTCCTGTATCTGCCCAAATcacatccagcatcctctgtgaGAAAAAGCAGCTCCCTGTGGCCTTTTTAAACCATTCCCCTCTTACATTAAACGTACGTCCCTTTATTTTTGAGGGGACTATTCCGGGGAAAAGACCTTATCTATtcatcttatctatgcctctcaggtGTAGATCCACCTGCGAAGCAAGtcatccctcagtctcctatatatgtgcttcgggggggggggggggggggggggggaaatcactGCCTCACCTTTCAACTGAAGTCCTCTAATCCTAgtaacattcttgtgaatcttttctggaaATTTTCTAACCTTCCCAATAGCCGGGTGACAgaaaactccaagtgtggtcgCCAATGGCTTGTCCAGTTGCAACATGAAGTCCTATTGCCTGTAATCAGTGGCCTTATCAATGGAGGCAGGCATGCCAAATGCCTTTAgcgttaaacaatcttgaatcttatccATACTGGCCACAATGCTAGTtcttatttgcctgcatttgacccataccTTCCTACTTGTCCCAATGCCCTTTCAACATTGTCATTAAATCTGCgcacaccacttcctctggcaagtGGTTCCATCAAGCCACATGAAAAACCTACCTTCCAGATCTACtttaaaaaaatccctcctcatcttacACCGGTGCCTCCTAGTTCCGGCCTCATGGTTGGACAATGACTCTTGATTGACAGATGAATTCATTCCTAGCCATGAGGCAGGGGACCTGTCTCGGAGCACTTGAGGCTCATCTGATACACTGCATCCAAGTCCTGTTTATTCTCTGCCCTGAACATCAGCCAGCCAGTTATGCTTGCCCCAGTAATGACATCCTGCTCCCTCAAGGCCCAATCCAATGCTTGAGATCAAAATCACAGCCCTTCCTGATGCTCATTGGCTCCTACTCCCACCCCAGGGCACATGTTACTAAGCTTAATCATGTAAGGCCTAGAACCACAGTGAATGGGTGCCATGGACTTCAGCACAATAACACTTTGCAACAAAGAACGTCAAGAGAGAAACATCTGTGGCTCTTCACTTAGCCAAAATAGTGTTCACATCATTACATTTCCTGTATGAATCCAACAAGCTAACAATAATTCCAGCTAAATGTTCAGCTGACTCAGAGAAGGGAAAGGGATACCAAAGGACTCTCACCAAGTACTGGAGCTGAAAATATCCCCATTCCATCCTCACTTGTGGCTGGATGAACCCCACCAAGGAATGAAAGGCTGGGACTAGCCCAGGAAAATATCTGATGGCCCAAAGGGGGAAAAACAATCCAGACAGAGGTGTGAAAGTTACAAATTACTTCATAGCAAACAGGTCATTAGTTAGTCTTCCTGTGAAATCAGAACGCGACAAATTGTCTTTGACATAAAGATGATGTGTTGATAAAATATCAAAGTATTAATCATCTGTTAATATTAACTATTAATGAGGGGATAGTTAACCATAGCAGAAACAAATGACAGAACAAATAAGATTAACAGCAGAAATAGTTGAGTCCGCTCATTGAAAGCTTGCAGGTGAATCAATAGACTGCAGTACTGaacaaatcccttcccacacacagaccagtgtagcacaggaacaggcctggaGCTCACAATACAAACAAAATATCAAATTCACTTCTACCTGCACATGATCTATATCCCACCATTCC
This genomic window contains:
- the prmt5 gene encoding protein arginine N-methyltransferase 5, which produces MAAGTRVSSGRDVNAVPDVGESLGTAGGQGFDFLCMPIVHPRFRREFCAGPAKDRPAALTRSDLLLSGRDWNTLIVGKLSPWIQADSEDEQVRRNSEEALLQELNFAAYLGVPAFLLPLRQMNNSNLARVLINHLLTGHHSTVFWIRVPLISWEDMREDLVENDPVVRSEDCSEEETTWLWWHHFRSLCDYNKRIALALEVGPDLPSDAVIDRWLGEPIKAAVLPTSIFLTNKKGFPVLSKMHQNLIYRFFKLEVQFVITGSNRHSDKEFRSYLQYLEYLNQHRPPPNSYETYAKGYEDYLQCPLQPLMDNLESQTYEIFEKDPIKYSQYQQAVYRCLLDRIPESEKDTNVHILMVLGAGRGPLVNASLRAARQADRKIKVFAIEKNINAVVTLQNWKYEEWGDQVTVVSSDMREWQAPVKADIIVSELLGSFGDNELSPECLDGAQRFLKEDGVSIPSEYTSFLAPISSSKLYNEVRASREKDRDPEAQFEMPYVVRLHNFHQLAAPRPCFTFTHPNPGVFNNNRYKCLEFDIKLNTVLHGFAGYFETVLYKEVTLSIRPETHSPGMYSWFPILFPLKQPIPVKAGEMVCARFWRCANPKKVWYEWAVTSPECSAIHNPTGRSYTIGL